In the genome of Oikeobacillus pervagus, one region contains:
- a CDS encoding ABC transporter permease, protein MIGSLIKKQCLILLRNRDQLFLLLVMPLILISILGFSLGSMMAGDTPSVKAKVVLINHGDEAKEIEQFKREVEQSNRANNEKEPMIQGAEYIRPIRVLTEEVFGDKELKKHLKLVKKPPSELEKLKKSDHYAAIIEVPEKFTYHIVQNFMLGKEVPTGLTLYQNEGNELSTKIIEDVLINYQKQYSTFMTIEKAGLMDDSFLENIPSPKGETDTVTKRKPLNAMMYYAVGMSVMFVLFVASSIGSFAFKEKQQHVFNRILLTNVSSWSYFTGVFLSGMILAFIQLIMIFSVTATAYDVKFPSIIAFVVVCIAISFAIGGLSVLLTALSYRFNSEMIINFFANALVSIFAFLGGSFFPVGGLSNFIQYLGNLTPNGAGMTAFLKLLQGYELQDISEPLLYLAIMGVATIMIAIVSFPKRGEMI, encoded by the coding sequence GTGATTGGTTCACTTATAAAAAAACAATGTTTGATCCTTTTACGGAATCGCGATCAACTATTTTTATTATTAGTTATGCCGCTTATCTTAATTTCCATCTTAGGTTTTTCACTTGGAAGTATGATGGCAGGTGATACACCGAGTGTGAAGGCAAAGGTTGTTCTTATAAATCACGGGGATGAAGCAAAAGAAATCGAACAATTTAAACGGGAAGTTGAACAATCAAACAGGGCCAATAATGAAAAAGAACCAATGATCCAGGGGGCAGAATATATTCGGCCAATTCGTGTTTTAACGGAAGAAGTATTCGGGGATAAGGAGCTCAAAAAGCATTTGAAATTGGTCAAAAAACCGCCTTCTGAGTTGGAAAAATTAAAGAAGAGTGATCATTATGCGGCGATCATTGAGGTGCCGGAAAAGTTCACCTATCATATCGTACAAAACTTTATGCTTGGGAAGGAAGTCCCTACAGGGTTAACCCTATATCAAAATGAAGGTAATGAGCTTTCAACCAAAATTATTGAGGATGTGTTAATTAATTACCAAAAGCAATATAGTACTTTTATGACAATTGAAAAAGCGGGATTAATGGATGATTCTTTTCTTGAGAACATTCCTTCTCCAAAGGGGGAAACAGACACGGTGACGAAGAGGAAGCCATTAAATGCCATGATGTATTATGCGGTTGGAATGAGTGTCATGTTTGTCCTTTTTGTCGCTTCAAGCATTGGCTCATTTGCCTTTAAGGAAAAACAACAACATGTTTTTAATCGAATATTGCTCACTAATGTTTCAAGCTGGTCTTATTTTACAGGGGTTTTCCTATCTGGAATGATTCTCGCGTTTATCCAGTTAATCATGATTTTTAGTGTAACGGCAACTGCCTATGACGTGAAATTTCCAAGTATTATAGCATTTGTCGTTGTGTGTATAGCAATTAGTTTTGCTATTGGGGGATTGTCAGTTCTGTTGACCGCCTTAAGTTACCGATTTAATTCAGAAATGATCATTAATTTTTTTGCTAATGCGCTTGTATCTATTTTTGCCTTTCTAGGAGGGAGTTTTTTCCCTGTAGGGGGATTATCGAATTTTATTCAGTATCTCGGAAACCTAACACCGAATGGGGCTGGAATGACGGCCTTTT